The genomic DNA GCTCACCTGCGCGAAGCGTAGAGACTACCGGAGAGCGGCCTGGAGTGTGAGGTCGAGGTACGACAGCCGTTCTCGAGCTTGCGAGGTGTAGTAAGAATAGTCGGATTGTGTCTGGTTTTCTAGCACCAGCCTGAACTCATTTCTTGCCAGATCATGTTCTCCGACTGACACGGCCAGATTCCCAGCATGCAGGCTACAGGCAGCGGCCATGGCATGAACGTCCACCGCCAGTCTCGAGGCCGGCTGGGTCACCATGCTCTTCAGCTTGGTCGGGAGGAAGTTTTCGAGTGGTGCGCGGAAAGCCTGGGCCTGACTGACTTCGCGTAATTTGTGTGAATCGAGCAGGGCCGATTGGGTTTGATCCGAGGACAGACAATGTGTGTAGGTGCTCCACACATCCATAAATCGGACATTATCGTATCGAACCGAGGTGGTCGCAGGGTTGGATTGGCAACCAACGACCGACAGGGCAGCAACCAGAATGGCGAGGATGCCGACTCTGATGTCTCGTCTATCGCTCATGTGCCGCCTCCTCCAATTCGTGTCTCTTTGTCGAGACAACCAACGTAGTGAGCAAGTGTCGGGCCACGGTTTGCAATCGTAACAAATTGAAATAATTGACCTTAAATTCGTATTTTGAAGTCGTTCCTGTCTCAATAATATGTCACTGTGTTGAATAGAACACGGAAGATGAGAGCCGGATAGGGATCTTGAATGGCTAAACGGTGGTCGCATCGTGCCTTCCCTGGCGGTCGACCTAGCCGTCGAGATTGCGCGGATCGCTTTGTGGCGTGATGGGTAGTGTCTGGTGTAGCTGAGTATTCAGGACTGGTTGGCGTTATCCTGCGATGTTCTCGGTGGTACCTCGCAAATTGGGTGATAGAGAACTTCTCCATGACCGAGTCCGTGCTCGGCCATCGCTCGCAGGACGACGGATGCGAGATGGTATTCCTGTGACGATGCGGTGGCGGCAGTGCCCGTCACTGGGCTACTATTCTGCAACTGGGCGGCGGATGTAGCGAAGTGGGGCATCAGTGGTAGCTAAAGATGAAGGAGCCCATTGTTGGGTGAATGCCCCTCACATGGTTCGGGTAGAGTGCTGGCGGTTGTGGCTCTAGCGAATTTTGTGCGTGGCTGATATTGTCGGGAACTCGTGGTGTGCATGTCCTCTGCCGTGTGTCTGGTCATGTAACCCGGCGGCACGCGTTGCTTCAAGCAGCTGGTTCCGCAGATGGGGCGGTTGTTGCAATCCGACTGCCTGACCGTTTTGACATCTATCCCAGCAGTCAAACCGTATCGAGTGCCATCCTTTTGGTGAAAGGTTCCTCCGCTCATGAATGCGAGCCAAGCGTTGACCAAGACACGTCAATTCAGAAACCTGCTCCTCTCTGAACAACTGCAGTTCATCTGCGAAGCCCACAACGGACTCAGCGCGAAAATCGTCCAAGAGGCCGGGTTCCCCGGTATTTGGGCCAGCGGGCTCTCTATTTCGGCTCAGTTCGGCGTACGTGACAACAATGAGGCCAGCTGGACCCAGGTGCTTGAAGACTTGGAATTCATGTCCGATGCCACCCGCATTCCGATCCTCCTTGACGGTGACACGGGGTACGGCAATTTCAACAACATGCAGCGGCTCATTCGCAAACTCGAACAGCGCAACATCGCCGCGGTGTGCATCGAAGATAAGCTGTTCCCCAAGACCAACAGTTTTCTCAAGGGCGATGCGCAGCCGCTCGCCGATATGCAGGAATTTTGCGGCAAAATTAAAGCTGGGAAAGATGCGCAGACCGACCCGGATTTTTGCCTGATTGCCAGGGTTGAGGCCTTTATCTGCGGGTGGGGGCTGGCGGAGGCGCTGCGGCGTGCGGAGGCCTATCATCAGGCGGGCGCGGACGGCATTCTCATTCATAGCGCGCTCTCGGTGCCGGATGAGATCCTCGCGTTCAAGCGGGAATGGGGCAATCGTTGTCCGGTGGTGATTGTGCCCACGAAATACTATGCGACGCCGACGGATGTGTTTCGGCAGCATGGTTTTTCGATGGTGATCTGGGCAAATCATATGCTGCGTGCGGCCGTGGCCAGCATGCAGAAAACCGCGCGCGCGTTGAAGGAGAGTGAGCATCTCCTCTCCATTGAGGATAAGGTCGCGCCGGTCTCCGAAATATTTCGGCTGCAGAATGCCGCGGAGTTGCTGGAGGCGGAAGAACGTTATCTGCCCCGAGGTGCCGAGGGCACCTCAGCGGTAGTATTGGCCGCTTCCCGGGGAGAGGAATTGGGGGAGCTGACCGAGGACCAACCCAAGACCATGGTGAAAGTGCAGGGCGTTCCCATCCTGAGCCACATCGTCGATGCGTATAATGCCGTCGGGATTAAAGATATTTTAGTCGTCCGTGGCTATAAGAAAGAGGCGGTGAACCTCCCCAACTTGACGTATATCGACAATCTCGAATTTGCTGAGACCGGCGAGTTGGCCTCCTTGTCCCAGGCTTTGCAATCCAGAAAAGGGCGTTTCCAGCCGACGATCGTTTCCTATGGAGATGTATTGTTCAATAAATATATTCCGCAGGCGTTGTGCCAGGAGCAGGATGACTGCGTGATTTTCGTCGACAGCAACTGGAGGGATCAGAGCAGTTATGCCCGCTTGGGCGGTTTTGCCGAATGCTCCATTCCGAATTCGCGGAAAGCCTTCAATGCCAAAATCCATCTCAAGCAATTGGGGAAGACCCTTCCCGAAGAGTCGATCCATGGAGTCTGGATGGGGTTTCTTAAGCTCTCTTCCAGCGCGGCCAGCCAGGTCAATGATCTCCTGTTGGACATGCTTGCCGATCCAGCGAATCGAAGGGCCGGCATTCCGCAATTAGTGCAGGCACTTCTGAAACAGGACGTCCCGGTTCGTGTGTTGTATACGGTCGGTCATTGGTTGGATGTCAACAGCCTGGAGGATGTTGTCCAGGCTGGGAATTTCTGAGTTTCCACCCAAGTAGATTCGGTTAGGTGGTTATGGCCGGATGAAAAATCCTGTCTGCAGTAGAAGCACAGGTGAGGTCCAGCTACACGAGGCGTCCGCTTCAGGAGATACGACGGCATGATTGATCCGCAGGATTTTATTAAGCACCTTCAGGCCAATGGGGTGGAGTTTTTCACTGGGGTACCTGATTCTCTGTTGAAGGAGTTCTGTGCCTGCCTTGAACATCTGCCTCGTGCCGGTCACCACATCATCGGTGCTAACGAAGGGGGTGCTGTGGCGCTGGCACTCGGGTACCATCTCGCAACGCGGAAGGTTCCGCTGGTCTATCTGCAGAATTCCGGGTTGGGAAACATCATCAATCCTCTTTTGTCGTTGGCCGACCCCGAAGTGTATTCGGTTCCTCTCTTGCTTGTGATCGGGTGGCGAGGAGAGCCAGGTGTCCATGATGAACCGCAACACAAGAAGCAGGGGCGGGTGATGCTCTCCATGCTCGAAGCGATGGAAATTCCCCATTCCATTTTGGGGCCTGAGTTAGTTGATCCGCAGGCAGCGCTGGCGGATGCCCTGGCTCATGTTCGAAAGATGAGCGCACCGTATGCGCTCGTCATCAAGAAAGGGACTTTTAAACCGTTTGCTGTACCCAAGGTTGAGAAAACAGAGTTTCCGCTCTCACGGGAAGAGGCGATTCAGCAGGTGATCGAATCGTTGGGCGAACGCGATGTGCTCATTTCTACGACCGGCATGCCATCGCGTGAAGTATATGAGTATAGGAGCAAGCGGGGGGAAGGCCATCAGCGGGATTTCTTAACCGTGGGAGGGATGGGGCACGCTTCCCAAATTGCCCTGGGAATTGCGCTCCAAAAACCGGGACGTCCCGTCTATTGTCTTGATGGAGATGGCGCTCTGCTCATGCACATGGGGGCTCTTGCTATCACTGGCGCTCTCAAACCCCGCAATTTTAAGCATATCATTGTGAACAATGGGGCTCACGATTCGGTAGGCGGGCAGCCGACTGTGGCCTTTGATGTCGATGTTCCGGGCATTGCCCATGCTAGCGGCTACGAATCGGTATTTTGTGCTCAAACTAAGCAGGAACTTCAGTCCCGTCTGGCAGAGTTACAGCGTTCAAGTGGTCCGAGCTTGTTGGAGGTCCGAGTACGCTGTGGTGCCAGGAAGGATATCGGGCGCCCGGTAACAACTCCAAGTCAGAACAAGAATGCGTTCATGGATTTTGTCGAGAATTGAGGCGTGGGGTGGTTCGCTCGAGCGTTTTGTGCAGGATGGTAGTTTGGGCGAAGCTCAGTCTAGTAAGTGAGCGTCAGGTCTGTGGCTGGCTCCGATTGAAATCCATAATCTTATTCTCGCAGGATGACAACTAGAATGCTAAGATCGGAACACTTGGACTAGAACTCCTGTCCGAGTCGTTGAATTTGTCTTTCGCATAATGTGTTTGATGTGTTCCTTCACTGTCTGCTCGGTGATCTTCAGCGCGTTGGCGATTTCCTTATTGGTCCATCCCTTCGCCAGATTTTCGACCACTGATTGTTCTCTGTTTGTGAGCTGAAACCGTTCCTTGGCTTGATCGGTATTAAGTTGCTGCCGGCGGCCAAGTTCTTCTAGTGTTATGACAAGGCGGGCATACTGGATGCCACCTCGATCGGGTAAGCCAAATCCTCGAAGGAGGACGGGCTGATTTGGGTTTCCTGCGATTCGTTTGACCTCAAATTGTTCCCAGTCCTTTGCCTCGGTGCGAACTTGGAGTGCTTTCAGAACTTCGGTGCAGAGTTCGGTCAAGGCAGCGGGAAGCACCCCCTGGGCGGACTTTGCAGGTGCGCCACCGTTTTCAGCCATATTGATGAGCTTGGACAGCTCAGCGGCTTGTCGATTCATATGCAGCAGTTGCATGGAGGAGGATAAAACGACGATCCCGGCACCTGCACGTTGGTCAGCCAGGTTATCTGCAGGTTCCTGAGAGTGAGCAGCGTTTTGAGCCACGGTTATACTCCGTATGGTCCTTAATCTCTCTAGACAATCAGGCTATTTCTGATAACCTAAAGCATGTGTCTGTTACTAGTAATGCTACATAATACTTTCGAGGTAGTCAAATTATACTTGTGGGGGATTTATCCGTACGTCATTGGTATTGTTCGTTGGCGCTCGTACTTCTATACTGCAAAAGCAGAGGCAATTATCGTTGGTTAGGGCAGCTAGCATGAGATGAACTGGTAAATGACTTCGGTAGCCGTTGTTCAATGGGCGTGCCGGATCTGTCCATCAACCGTAAATTGCTTAGTTATTAATGGTATAGGCTATGGTGGGTTCCAGCCAGGCGCTTTGTAAAGTTTTGTGCGGTAATGAGGTTTCTGGAGATGCGTGATCTAAGCAGTCAAAATGGGCCTGTAGCCCAGGACGGATGGGACTGGCCCACAATTGCGGCCAGCGAGAAGCACGCCGAGCGGCTAGCGCTCCTCCGTCCAATTCCTTATGAAATGTCCCTACCGAATCATGAAAGTGGTCAAAACGGACCCAGCGTGTTCCACGGACGGGCGCTCTCATTGAACATAAGCAGTGGTGGGATGTTGATCCTCATGGCTCAGGCGCCACTGCTTGATCAGGTCATCAAGGTACATGTTCCGACCCCTGTTGCGCTGGCCGAGACCCCAACACTTGCGGAAGTGCGCTGGATTAGAAAAGTCCCCTTTTCAGCGTCGGGAAGTGAGGCATCCTTTTTCGTGGGTTTGAAGTTTTTGTTCTCGGCGGGAAGGTAGATGCTAGGCAGTTGTTGCAAGTGGCCAGCTGGAATTTCTTCAGGAGAATAAGTCATGAATGGTAAGGCCTTATTGAGCGGGATTATCCTTGTGGGAAATGTGATCGGTGTGGCGCATGCCGGACAATTTGACCAGGTGCCCAAGCCGACGTTAGTAGCGGGACCGTCTCCAGGGGCAAGTTCGTCTGGGGTCCGCCACGGAGGCGAAGGGGCAGAAAAATCATCCCTTACGGTGACCCCGGATTATATTATGGGCCCAGAAGATGTGTTAGAGATTACAGTCTGGAAAAATGCTGATCTTTCCAAGCAAGTTCAAGTTCGACCTGATGGAAGGATTTCGCTTCCGCTCATTGGCGATGTCTCAGCAGTGGGACGAACTGCGGCTCAGCTGACCGAAGAGATTTCTGCTCGACTGAAGTCTTACATGGAAAACCCGACAGTTTCGATCTTGGTTCGAGAGGTAAATAGTTATCAAATTTATGTTCTTGGTGAGGTAAATGCACCTGGTAAGTACCCTTTAAAAAGCAAAACAACCTTGCTGCAAGCGATTACGATCGCGCATGGTTTTACGCAAGTGGCTGCGCGCAACAAGATTGTGGTATTTCGATTCGGGAAAGACGGCGAGGGGCTGAACAAGATTAAGGCGAGTTACGACGATATTGTACTGAGAGATGGATCCGATCAAAACATAGAGCTAAAGCCCGGAGATCAAATTGTCGTGCCTTCTGAAACGATGGTGGTGTTGCCGTCAAGGTAGAGCCTCGTCGGTCGAATTTACGGGTGACATTTCGCTGAAGCGAGCCAAAGGAGTGGGGAAATTGAAAACTTTCGGTTGCAGATGGTTGCGAGGGGGGGTATGTATTGTTTTCAGCCTGCTTCTACCTCTCCCAGGGTGCTGGATCGGGAATGAACAAATCGACTTTAATGTCACCTATATCCCACCGAATGAGTTCTTGTTGGGACCGGAGGACGTTCTTGTTGTAAATATTTGGCGAAATCAAGAGCTGTCCCGAGAAGTCATTATTCGTCCTGATGGGAAAATCTCCATGCCTTTAATTGGCGATGTTCAGGCCGCAGGAATGACATCCAATGTTTTGGCGAAGAGAATCGCAGATGGGTTGGCTGAGTTTATGTCCAATCCGACAGTGTCGGTGCAAGTCAAAGAGGTCAATAGTTATTATGTGTACGTTCTCGGCGAAGTATCAAAGCCGGGTAAGGTGCCGCTAAAGTCGTATGCAACGGTTTTACAAGGCATCTCGTTGGCCGGAGGTTTCACAACGTTTGCCTCGAGAAATAAAATCCATGTGCTTCGGGTTGTTCCCAATGGTCAAGGGCAGCCGAAACAGGTTCAAATTCCTGTTCCCTATGAAGACATTATTCAAGGTAAAAACTCGGAGGGAAATTTCTTCCTCAAGGCGGGTGATGTCATTGTTGTGCCGTGACCAGTGCTTGAAGATAGGTTGGTTGTGTTACGGCGTTTTTGCCCTGGTGTCGTGTTGGACTATATCCGACTCTGCCGCGCAACAGATACGCGTGGTGCCGTCAATCTCGGTTATCGAGCAGTACGACAGTAACGTATTTTTCACACCGAAGTCGTTATTGGCACCAGGTACAAAAGTCGATGATTTTATCACTGTAGTTACTCCTCAGCTAAATTTTATGCAGAGTAACTCACTGGTGAAAACAAATCTGTCAGTTGGCGCGGTTGTTCAGAAATTCGTAAATAACTCAGCCCTGGACAACGTCGGATTCAATGCGAGTACGGGAATTGATCTCTCCCAAGCTGTGAATAGGATTTTGCCACGAATGCGAGGGGCTCGGATCTTTGGAACATACATGTATACCCCTTCGGCCCCTGCATTCGGTGCTTTCGGAGGAGGAGGGTTTGGTGCCGGAGGGGTCGGGATTGCAGGGCCGATTGACTCGGGACTGCTCACTCAGCGAATTAGAACCACTATGTTCAACGCTGGGTTTGCAAACTCTTACTCCCTTTCGCCGACTACAGATTTTCAAACTACCTACACCTATTCTCAGATTAGTTTCGGTGGGTCATTCACCCCATCTACGACAGTGTCCGGGCAAGCCCAGAACACGGTGTTCGATACCACGACCCATTCCATTTCAGCAGGGCCGACGTCACGGATTTCCGCTATCGACACCTTGACCGTGAAGTATACGTTTGTGCAAATGTCTCAAGCCCAATTTGGCGACTATGCGACTCATGGTGGGACACTTGGCTGGGGGAGAGCGTGGACCAAGGAGCTGAGTTCCTCGCTTAACGGGGGGCTGACCCTCGTTGAGCCTATCCCGGACCTCTCTACTACCGGAGGTCAGCGAAGAATCCCCGCCACAATGTTTCCGACGGGGGGTTTTAGCGTAACGTATGCCTCAGGCTCTTCTTTTCTTAGGAAGTTAGGCAGTGAAATTCAAGAGGCGACTGGAACGAGTGGTGCCGGTTCTGTAGGAGGTGGAGGTTTTCTTCCACTTCTTGCTGGAATGAATATGCCCGGTGGAATTGCGGCTCCCGGGTCTTATCGAGTCACCCTTATGTATAACCTCGGCGTGTTTCCAAGCTTTGTTCAATCTGCCGGGCCTATATATACGCATACAATCTTATTGGGTGGTACCGCTGGAATCACTGATAGGCTGAGTGCTCAGGCGCTTTTCAACTATGCCCGAAGCAGTTACACATCTGAGGCCATTGGTACGACGTTCAGCACCTATGGAACGACTGTATCCCTCAATTACCTCATCACACCCATGTTGACTGCCAGACTAAGTCACCAGTGGCTCAAGTTTGATAATCAAACGAGTGGTGTGAGTGCTGCCGATTTCGGTTTTGCAAAACAAGTAGTTCTGCTTGGTTTCACATACGCGTATTCACCACGAGGAGATTTTTTCCGGTCTGGTGCCTTCTGGGAAGGTCCCTCCGGTGCCTCCTCGTCTGCTGAGTCAGGAGTGAGTAAATCTGGATCAGGAGGAGTGGATACAAAGAAATGAACACGCGCACATTGTCTCCAGAGGATTATTGGCGAGCGGTTGTCAGCAGAAAGTGGTTTGTTATTTCTGCAATCTTGGTCTCGCTAAGTATTGCTGGTGTGGTATGTGCGCTCATGCCGAAGATTTATCAGTCAGCGACCAAAATGTGGTTTGAGGGTGCGAAGATCGAAGAGTCCATTGTGAGCGGGCCTACTCCAGCTGGAAGCGGCTATTCCCCTACACTGGATGATCGCGTCATGGAAGTGCGACAGTTTGTGATGGGGAGAAAAACTCTTGGGCAAATTGCGGGAGAGTTTGGGCTTTTTGGATACGAAAAAGATCATCCGGATGCTTCAGAATCAGAGAATGCCATCAGAGCCATGCGAGGATCGATTAAGGTTGAGCCTACCAAGGATAAGCTATTTATCACACTCTCGTTCTCAAACGAGGATCCCATTATAGCTAGGGATGTTACGACAAGACTCAGCGATTTGTTCATCGAGGAGACGCTGAAAGACCGGGAGCGAGGGGTTGAGGCGGCGGAGGATTTTCTTGGATTGGAGTTGAAACATGCAAAGGCAGAACTCGAAGTAAAAGAGAAAATAATTTCGGAGTTCAAACAGCAACATCTCGGGGAATTGCCACAGCAAATAGACGCTAATCTTCGGAAGCTTGATCGGCTTCAGGACGATATGCGCTCGCAAAGTGAGCAGGCTCAGAATCTGGCCAATCGATTGGCCCAAATCGACAAATCAATTAAAGATTACGAGGAGACTGGAGAAATCAGTAGTGATTCGCCGGTCGGCGGTTCCAGCAAGCGCAATAAGGATCCACGCCTTGGGAGAATTAAGGAATTGGAGCGGCGCTTAGTGGAGCTGTCCTCCATATATAAAGAGACCTATCCCGATCTGGTACAAGTTAAGGAGGAGATTAAGAAACTCCGAGAGATGACTTCAGCTCAGTATCGCGATTTGTTGCCTGATAGCGAGGGCGTTGAAGAACCGGCTGTTGGAAAAAAGTCTAAGCGCAAGGCGATGGATCCATACCATGCTGAGCTTCTCAAGCAGCGTGAGGAGATCGTTCTTGAGTTGGATGCAGTAAAACGCCACCAGACACATATTTCTAGTGAAATTTCTCAGTATGAACGGAGGGTGGAACATACCCCAGAGCGGGAACAGAAACTAAAGACACTTGAACGGGACTATGAAAACCTTCAAAAGAATTATCAATCGCTTCTGGACAAGAAACTCAGTGCCGGTATGCAGAAGAGTTTGGCCCAAGGACGCAAGGGAGCCAAGTTTAGCATCGTAGATCCGGCCTATACCCCAGTCGTTCCTGTTGTGCCCAACATTCCGTTGATTATGGCGGCAGGACTTGTCCTGGGCTGCGCGTTAGGTTTTGGCGGTGCCGTCGGTCTTGAGCTTATGGGACGAGGATTCCGGTCTGCGGAAGAGGTCGAGCTGACTTTGGGCCTTCCGGTGATTGCGTCAATTCCACTGTACGAAAGTGCGTTCGGCGGATCAATGCAAACCGTGCGGGCACTTTCTGGCAAAAGCCGAAATGCTGCGGTGTTGTTACCGCGTTATGGAAAACAGGGTGAAAGTCTGGAGATTTCTGGAGGCCTTCCTGTTGCATCTGTCAGCAAGTCCAGAGGTGCCAATGGGAAACTAAATGACCCAACTCCTGGTCTGGAGTTGGTCTCAATGTGGCGACCGCTTTCATTTGTGGCGGAGCAATATCGTGTTGCGGCCACCCGGCTTGAGTTGATGACAGGGGATCGAAAGAGTACGGCGATAGTTGTGACCAGTGCTGTCATGGGAGAGGGAAAGTCCTCTACGGCCCTTAATTTGGGCTACGTGCTGGCGAAAGACCTTGATCGTAGAACCATAGTGATCGATTGCGATCTCAAGCGGCCTATGCAACATATCTATGCAGGAGTCTGGCAGCAACCGGGCCTGGCTGAGGTTCTGCGTGGCACCAAGGTGGTCGAAGATTGCTTGCAGAGACTTGGGGAGGCGGGCCCATGGATTCTTACCGCAGGGGCGGTCGGAGATAACCCGTTGGCCTTATCGAAAATGCATCAGTTGGCTGATCTGATTGCTGAACTGAAAGAAAAATTTGATTACGTGATCATTGATGCTCCGCCGGTGTTGCCACTTGCTGACATGCAGGTGTTGGCAAGCATGGGAGATCTTCTCGCCTATGTGGTGAAGGCGAGCATGACTGGTCGCGATGTTGTACAAAAGGCATTGAGGGTCATCGGTGATACCGCCAATGTGGGGATTATCTTGAATGGCTTAGATGCACATACCACTCCCTACTATATGCAACAGGAGTATTACCGCGAAGCTCACCATGAACAGCTCAAGTAAGTCCGAACAGGAGATAGGCCTAGAGCCTGTGGTCACTCAACCACCACTGGTTTCAGTGTCGGTTAGCTTTCCTAAATTCACGCGGCGAGTGTTGATTCTAGGTGTTGGGCCTCTTGCTCGAGATCTCTGTCAGACCCTTCTGTCTAAACGAACCGGTTTTACCGAGGTAGTGGGGTTTCTTGATAAGGATGCGAGTAGGGTTGGTGAGCGGTTGGTAAATCCGAGCATCATCGGTACCTACGATCAACTATTTGAGATTGCGGAGCGATATCAAGTTCATACCGTGGCCGTGTGTTTGGAAGATCGTCGCGCGGTTCTGCCCGTTCAAACGCTATTGGACATGAAGGCCATGGGGCGTGATGTTGTTGATGGCCACTATCTGTATGAGGAAGAATCGGGCCGCCTTTCGATTGACCATCTCAAGCCGAGTGCACTCATTTTTTCGACTGGGTTCCGTCGTCGATTAGTCACGATGCTCTTGAAGCGGTGCCTGGATGTTTTGGTGGCAATCGTAGGAATAGTCGCACTGGTGCCGCTGGTATTGCTTCTCTCTATCCTTATCAAGCTAGACTCATCCGGTCCTGTTTTCTACCGGCAAATGCGAGTTGGGCTTCGCGGCCGCCCTTACATGATCTGGAAGTTCAGGTCCATGCGACAGGATGCTGAACAAAGCGGGGCGAGATGGGCCACAAGTGAAGATCCCAGGGTATCCAGAGTTGGTCGATGGATTCGGAAGTGGAGGTTAGATGAACTGCCTCAACTGATCAATGTGATGAGAGGCGAGATGAGTTTGGTTGGCCCAAGACCAGAGCGCCCGGTGTTTGTGCAGGAACTCAGAAACACCATACCTTATTACGATCTGAGGCATACCGTTCGTCCAGGAATCACAGGGTGGGCACAAACCCGTTTTCGGTATGGTGCATCGAAGGAAGACTCGCACGTCAAGCTTCAATATGACCTCTTCTATGTGAAGAATTTGTCACTGGCGTTGGATTTGCGAATTGTTGTTCATACAGTGAAAGTAATGTTGATGGGTGAGGGGGCACGGTAGGGGGCGCAAATGCCTGATGCAATTCCTAGACATTGTTTGTCATTTGACGTCGAGGAGCATTTTCAGGTTTCGGCATTTGAAACCCCCATGCGAAGAAGGCACTGGGGGCAATTCGAGAGTCGCGTCGAAGACAATACTGAGAGACTGCTTGGATTGCTGGAAAATAGAGGCGTTCGCGCAACCTTTTTTATTCTAGGGTGGGTGGCAGAGCGGTATCCTTCGCTAGTTCGCCGTATTGCATCCGGCGGACACGAAGTGGCTTCACATGGGTA from Nitrospira sp. ND1 includes the following:
- the aepX gene encoding phosphoenolpyruvate mutase — translated: MNASQALTKTRQFRNLLLSEQLQFICEAHNGLSAKIVQEAGFPGIWASGLSISAQFGVRDNNEASWTQVLEDLEFMSDATRIPILLDGDTGYGNFNNMQRLIRKLEQRNIAAVCIEDKLFPKTNSFLKGDAQPLADMQEFCGKIKAGKDAQTDPDFCLIARVEAFICGWGLAEALRRAEAYHQAGADGILIHSALSVPDEILAFKREWGNRCPVVIVPTKYYATPTDVFRQHGFSMVIWANHMLRAAVASMQKTARALKESEHLLSIEDKVAPVSEIFRLQNAAELLEAEERYLPRGAEGTSAVVLAASRGEELGELTEDQPKTMVKVQGVPILSHIVDAYNAVGIKDILVVRGYKKEAVNLPNLTYIDNLEFAETGELASLSQALQSRKGRFQPTIVSYGDVLFNKYIPQALCQEQDDCVIFVDSNWRDQSSYARLGGFAECSIPNSRKAFNAKIHLKQLGKTLPEESIHGVWMGFLKLSSSAASQVNDLLLDMLADPANRRAGIPQLVQALLKQDVPVRVLYTVGHWLDVNSLEDVVQAGNF
- a CDS encoding response regulator transcription factor — protein: MAQNAAHSQEPADNLADQRAGAGIVVLSSSMQLLHMNRQAAELSKLINMAENGGAPAKSAQGVLPAALTELCTEVLKALQVRTEAKDWEQFEVKRIAGNPNQPVLLRGFGLPDRGGIQYARLVITLEELGRRQQLNTDQAKERFQLTNREQSVVENLAKGWTNKEIANALKITEQTVKEHIKHIMRKTNSTTRTGVLVQVFRS
- a CDS encoding polysaccharide biosynthesis/export family protein — protein: MGKLKTFGCRWLRGGVCIVFSLLLPLPGCWIGNEQIDFNVTYIPPNEFLLGPEDVLVVNIWRNQELSREVIIRPDGKISMPLIGDVQAAGMTSNVLAKRIADGLAEFMSNPTVSVQVKEVNSYYVYVLGEVSKPGKVPLKSYATVLQGISLAGGFTTFASRNKIHVLRVVPNGQGQPKQVQIPVPYEDIIQGKNSEGNFFLKAGDVIVVP
- a CDS encoding polysaccharide biosynthesis/export family protein — protein: MNGKALLSGIILVGNVIGVAHAGQFDQVPKPTLVAGPSPGASSSGVRHGGEGAEKSSLTVTPDYIMGPEDVLEITVWKNADLSKQVQVRPDGRISLPLIGDVSAVGRTAAQLTEEISARLKSYMENPTVSILVREVNSYQIYVLGEVNAPGKYPLKSKTTLLQAITIAHGFTQVAARNKIVVFRFGKDGEGLNKIKASYDDIVLRDGSDQNIELKPGDQIVVPSETMVVLPSR
- the aepY gene encoding phosphonopyruvate decarboxylase, translating into MIDPQDFIKHLQANGVEFFTGVPDSLLKEFCACLEHLPRAGHHIIGANEGGAVALALGYHLATRKVPLVYLQNSGLGNIINPLLSLADPEVYSVPLLLVIGWRGEPGVHDEPQHKKQGRVMLSMLEAMEIPHSILGPELVDPQAALADALAHVRKMSAPYALVIKKGTFKPFAVPKVEKTEFPLSREEAIQQVIESLGERDVLISTTGMPSREVYEYRSKRGEGHQRDFLTVGGMGHASQIALGIALQKPGRPVYCLDGDGALLMHMGALAITGALKPRNFKHIIVNNGAHDSVGGQPTVAFDVDVPGIAHASGYESVFCAQTKQELQSRLAELQRSSGPSLLEVRVRCGARKDIGRPVTTPSQNKNAFMDFVEN
- a CDS encoding PilZ domain-containing protein, encoding MSLPNHESGQNGPSVFHGRALSLNISSGGMLILMAQAPLLDQVIKVHVPTPVALAETPTLAEVRWIRKVPFSASGSEASFFVGLKFLFSAGR
- a CDS encoding TIGR03013 family XrtA/PEP-CTERM system glycosyltransferase; this encodes MNSSSKSEQEIGLEPVVTQPPLVSVSVSFPKFTRRVLILGVGPLARDLCQTLLSKRTGFTEVVGFLDKDASRVGERLVNPSIIGTYDQLFEIAERYQVHTVAVCLEDRRAVLPVQTLLDMKAMGRDVVDGHYLYEEESGRLSIDHLKPSALIFSTGFRRRLVTMLLKRCLDVLVAIVGIVALVPLVLLLSILIKLDSSGPVFYRQMRVGLRGRPYMIWKFRSMRQDAEQSGARWATSEDPRVSRVGRWIRKWRLDELPQLINVMRGEMSLVGPRPERPVFVQELRNTIPYYDLRHTVRPGITGWAQTRFRYGASKEDSHVKLQYDLFYVKNLSLALDLRIVVHTVKVMLMGEGAR
- a CDS encoding GNVR domain-containing protein; the protein is MNTRTLSPEDYWRAVVSRKWFVISAILVSLSIAGVVCALMPKIYQSATKMWFEGAKIEESIVSGPTPAGSGYSPTLDDRVMEVRQFVMGRKTLGQIAGEFGLFGYEKDHPDASESENAIRAMRGSIKVEPTKDKLFITLSFSNEDPIIARDVTTRLSDLFIEETLKDRERGVEAAEDFLGLELKHAKAELEVKEKIISEFKQQHLGELPQQIDANLRKLDRLQDDMRSQSEQAQNLANRLAQIDKSIKDYEETGEISSDSPVGGSSKRNKDPRLGRIKELERRLVELSSIYKETYPDLVQVKEEIKKLREMTSAQYRDLLPDSEGVEEPAVGKKSKRKAMDPYHAELLKQREEIVLELDAVKRHQTHISSEISQYERRVEHTPEREQKLKTLERDYENLQKNYQSLLDKKLSAGMQKSLAQGRKGAKFSIVDPAYTPVVPVVPNIPLIMAAGLVLGCALGFGGAVGLELMGRGFRSAEEVELTLGLPVIASIPLYESAFGGSMQTVRALSGKSRNAAVLLPRYGKQGESLEISGGLPVASVSKSRGANGKLNDPTPGLELVSMWRPLSFVAEQYRVAATRLELMTGDRKSTAIVVTSAVMGEGKSSTALNLGYVLAKDLDRRTIVIDCDLKRPMQHIYAGVWQQPGLAEVLRGTKVVEDCLQRLGEAGPWILTAGAVGDNPLALSKMHQLADLIAELKEKFDYVIIDAPPVLPLADMQVLASMGDLLAYVVKASMTGRDVVQKALRVIGDTANVGIILNGLDAHTTPYYMQQEYYREAHHEQLK